In the Peptoclostridium acidaminophilum DSM 3953 genome, one interval contains:
- a CDS encoding SHOCT domain-containing protein, translated as MKAPIKAFRKGVNQLNEQHKEEISLNSMRLATGTEEVIPFSPHVKLTDEQLLNEIDYWRSTKLLKNLLQEGFISDFEFNKIDALNREAFSPILAQLMPSNP; from the coding sequence ATGAAGGCTCCAATAAAAGCCTTCAGAAAGGGAGTGAATCAATTGAACGAACAGCATAAAGAAGAAATCAGCTTAAATTCAATGAGGCTGGCCACCGGTACGGAAGAGGTGATTCCGTTTTCTCCACATGTGAAGTTAACCGACGAGCAACTTCTAAACGAGATTGATTATTGGCGATCGACAAAGCTTCTAAAAAATTTGCTTCAAGAAGGCTTTATTTCTGATTTCGAATTTAACAAAATTGACGCTTTAAATCGCGAAGCTTTCTCGCCGATTTTAGCACAGCTTATGCCCAGTAATCCTTGA
- a CDS encoding N-acetylmuramoyl-L-alanine amidase, translating into MNLHKLILTNNACYKAGKTITPKGIMVHSTGANNPNLKRYVGPDDGLLGKNQYDNHWNQDKPDGQQVCVHAFIGKLADGKIATYQTLPWNHRGWHAGGSANDTHIGFEICEDGLTDAFYFNKVYTEAVELCVYLCKLHGLTEKDIIGHYEGHQKGIASNHGDPKIWFAKHGKSMDNFRAAVKASLTVVMKPTETEPQKYYRVQVGAFSLKTNAENMLKELKAAGFDGYIKYN; encoded by the coding sequence ATGAATTTGCATAAACTTATTCTGACCAACAACGCCTGCTACAAAGCAGGCAAAACCATCACACCAAAAGGCATCATGGTGCACTCAACCGGAGCTAATAACCCCAATCTAAAACGCTACGTTGGGCCGGATGACGGATTGCTCGGCAAGAACCAGTATGACAACCACTGGAACCAGGATAAACCAGACGGCCAGCAGGTTTGCGTTCACGCTTTCATTGGAAAGCTGGCAGATGGCAAGATTGCCACTTACCAGACTCTTCCTTGGAATCATCGGGGCTGGCACGCCGGAGGCTCGGCAAACGACACACATATAGGCTTTGAAATCTGCGAGGACGGTTTGACCGATGCTTTCTATTTTAATAAGGTTTATACTGAGGCTGTGGAACTCTGCGTGTATCTTTGCAAACTCCATGGTTTGACAGAAAAGGATATCATCGGACACTATGAAGGCCATCAAAAAGGTATTGCTTCCAATCATGGTGACCCCAAGATTTGGTTTGCTAAGCATGGCAAAAGCATGGACAACTTTCGTGCAGCTGTTAAGGCGAGTTTGACCGTTGTCATGAAACCTACAGAAACAGAACCGCAAAAATATTATCGAGTTCAGGTCGGCGCTTTTTCCTTAAAGACTAATGCTGAGAATATGCTGAAAGAACTAAAAGCTGCTGGGTTTGATGGTTATATCAAATACAATTAA
- a CDS encoding phage holin family protein, whose translation MKDIVNTIQIVIAAVGGYIGYFLGGWDGFLYALVAFVVIDYLTGIMVAIIEKRLSSEVGFRGIFKKVLIFSLVAVGHIIDSQLIQTGSAIRTAVIFFYLSNEGISIIENTAKIGLPIPEKLKTVLEQLDKEDAK comes from the coding sequence ATGAAAGACATTGTTAACACGATTCAGATTGTCATTGCCGCGGTAGGCGGTTATATTGGGTATTTCCTGGGAGGCTGGGACGGATTTCTTTATGCTTTGGTAGCGTTTGTCGTTATCGACTACCTGACGGGAATTATGGTGGCAATCATAGAAAAACGCCTTTCAAGCGAAGTGGGCTTTAGGGGCATCTTCAAGAAGGTGCTAATTTTTTCACTGGTGGCGGTAGGCCACATTATCGATTCGCAGCTAATCCAAACAGGCAGTGCTATTCGTACCGCTGTCATCTTCTTTTATTTATCGAACGAAGGAATCAGCATCATAGAGAATACGGCTAAAATTGGGCTCCCTATTCCCGAAAAACTAAAAACAGTCTTAGAGCAGCTGGATAAGGAGGACGCCAAATGA